The proteins below are encoded in one region of Shewanella putrefaciens:
- the ffh gene encoding signal recognition particle protein, translated as MFENLTDRLSRTLKNISGRGRLTEENVKETLREVRMALLEADVALPVVREFVNNVKERAVGQEVAKSLSPGQAFIKIVQSELEKSMGEANEALDLAIQPPAVIMMAGLQGAGKTTSVAKLGKLLRTRHKKSVLVVSADVYRPAAIKQLETLASEVDVEFFPSDVSQKPIDIAKAAIAHAKLKFIDVVILDTAGRLHVDEAMMDEIKALHAAVKPIETLFVVDAMTGQDAANTAKAFNEALPLTGVILTKVDGDARGGAALSIRHITGKPIKFLGVGEKTDALEPFHPDRIASRILGMGDVLSLIEEVERGVDKEKAMKLASKVKQGGSFDLEDFREQLQQMKNMGGMMNMLEKLPGVGQLPPEALAQIQDGKMTGQMEAIINSMTAKERKNPDLIKGSRKRRIAAGSGTQIQDVNRLLKQFTQMQKMMKKMSAKGGMQKMMRGMRGMMPGGMKFPGR; from the coding sequence CGATGTTGCCCTGCCTGTAGTGCGTGAGTTCGTTAACAATGTTAAAGAGCGCGCCGTTGGCCAAGAAGTGGCGAAAAGCCTAAGCCCAGGCCAAGCCTTTATTAAGATAGTTCAAAGCGAACTTGAAAAATCTATGGGCGAGGCGAATGAAGCCTTAGATTTAGCGATTCAGCCACCCGCCGTGATTATGATGGCGGGTCTGCAAGGTGCGGGTAAAACCACCAGTGTTGCCAAATTAGGTAAATTACTGCGTACTCGCCATAAGAAATCCGTATTGGTGGTCAGCGCCGACGTTTATCGTCCAGCGGCAATCAAACAGCTTGAGACCCTAGCGAGTGAAGTCGATGTGGAGTTCTTCCCATCGGATGTGAGTCAAAAACCCATAGATATTGCGAAAGCGGCCATTGCCCACGCAAAACTTAAATTTATCGATGTAGTGATCCTCGATACCGCAGGCCGTCTGCACGTCGATGAAGCCATGATGGATGAAATCAAGGCGCTACATGCTGCGGTTAAACCTATCGAAACCCTCTTTGTTGTCGATGCGATGACGGGGCAAGATGCGGCCAATACCGCCAAAGCCTTTAATGAAGCCTTGCCCTTAACTGGTGTCATCTTAACTAAGGTTGACGGTGATGCCCGCGGCGGTGCGGCATTATCAATTCGCCATATCACAGGTAAGCCGATTAAATTCCTCGGTGTGGGTGAAAAGACCGATGCCCTAGAGCCATTCCACCCCGATCGTATCGCCTCTCGTATTTTGGGCATGGGCGATGTGTTATCGCTTATCGAAGAAGTTGAGCGCGGCGTCGATAAAGAAAAGGCGATGAAGCTGGCTTCTAAAGTGAAGCAGGGCGGCAGTTTCGATTTAGAAGATTTCCGTGAACAGTTACAGCAAATGAAAAACATGGGCGGCATGATGAATATGCTGGAAAAGCTGCCCGGTGTCGGTCAATTGCCGCCAGAGGCCCTAGCGCAAATTCAAGACGGCAAGATGACGGGCCAAATGGAAGCTATCATCAACTCTATGACGGCCAAAGAGCGTAAAAATCCGGATTTAATCAAAGGCTCACGTAAACGCCGTATCGCCGCGGGTTCTGGCACGCAAATCCAAGACGTAAACCGTTTATTGAAACAGTTTACCCAGATGCAAAAGATGATGAAAAAAATGTCGGCCAAGGGCGGCATGCAAAAAATGATGCGCGGAATGCGTGGCATGATGCCGGGCGGGATGAAATTTCCCGGGCGTTAA
- the rpsP gene encoding 30S ribosomal protein S16, producing MVTIRLARGGAKKRPFYNIVVADSRNARDGRFIERVGFFNPLARGQEETLRLDLARVEHWVSNGAATTDRVAKLIKDARKAAA from the coding sequence ATGGTTACCATTCGTTTAGCTCGTGGCGGCGCTAAAAAGCGTCCATTTTACAACATCGTTGTTGCTGACAGCCGTAACGCTCGTGACGGTCGTTTCATTGAGCGTGTTGGTTTCTTCAACCCATTGGCCCGTGGCCAAGAAGAAACTTTACGTTTAGACCTAGCTCGCGTTGAGCACTGGGTTTCTAACGGCGCTGCGACAACTGATCGCGTAGCAAAATTGATCAAAGACGCTCGTAAAGCAGCTGCTTAA
- the rimM gene encoding ribosome maturation factor RimM (Essential for efficient processing of 16S rRNA), giving the protein MSSNQQPVVLGKLGSCHGIKGWLRITAYTDSVEGIFDYSPWLIKENGEWREVKVTQWRYQGKAVVAELEGVDTRERAQMLTNCEIAILPQQMQALPEDEFYWRDLIGCEVVNTTGYNMGIVDQIVETGSNDVLLVKANAKDSFGKVERMIPFVPEQFIKTVDLQGKQILVDWDPDF; this is encoded by the coding sequence ATGAGCAGTAACCAACAGCCAGTCGTACTGGGGAAATTAGGCTCCTGTCATGGCATTAAAGGTTGGCTGAGAATCACCGCCTATACCGATTCTGTTGAAGGTATCTTTGATTATTCACCTTGGCTTATTAAAGAAAATGGTGAATGGCGTGAAGTAAAGGTCACTCAGTGGCGATACCAAGGCAAGGCCGTTGTTGCCGAGCTTGAAGGTGTCGACACGCGGGAGAGAGCGCAAATGCTCACAAATTGTGAGATTGCAATCCTGCCGCAGCAGATGCAAGCATTGCCAGAAGATGAATTTTATTGGCGTGATCTCATCGGTTGTGAAGTGGTCAATACAACGGGTTACAACATGGGCATTGTCGATCAGATCGTGGAAACAGGGTCGAACGATGTGCTTTTAGTTAAGGCCAACGCTAAAGATAGTTTCGGCAAAGTGGAACGTATGATCCCCTTTGTCCCTGAGCAGTTCATCAAAACGGTGGATCTGCAAGGTAAACAGATTTTAGTGGATTGGGATCCTGACTTCTAA
- the trmD gene encoding tRNA (guanosine(37)-N1)-methyltransferase TrmD, with the protein MWLGVITLFPEMFRAVTDFGVTGRAVKNGLLELHTWNPRDFTHDRHSTVDDRPYGGGPGMLMMVQPLRDAIHAARAAAGEGAKVIYLSPQGRKLDQQGVSELAQSSRLILVCGRYEGIDERIIQTEVDEEWSIGDYVLSGGELPAMTLIDAVSRLVPGVLGKQASAEQDSFSDGLLDCPHYTRPESLDGLDVPAVLLSGNHEQIRLWRLQQSLGRTFLRRPELFENLALTDEQTTLLAQFVEAMDKHA; encoded by the coding sequence ATGTGGTTAGGGGTAATAACCCTGTTCCCAGAGATGTTCCGTGCCGTGACAGACTTTGGTGTTACGGGTCGAGCCGTGAAAAACGGCCTGCTTGAGTTGCACACGTGGAATCCCCGTGATTTCACCCATGATAGACACAGTACTGTGGATGACAGGCCTTACGGCGGTGGTCCCGGTATGTTGATGATGGTGCAACCCTTACGCGATGCCATTCATGCGGCGAGAGCTGCAGCGGGTGAAGGTGCGAAGGTGATTTACTTGTCACCTCAAGGACGTAAGCTGGATCAGCAAGGCGTTTCTGAGTTGGCGCAATCATCACGGTTGATTTTGGTCTGTGGTCGATACGAAGGTATTGATGAACGGATTATTCAAACCGAGGTGGATGAGGAGTGGTCAATTGGTGATTACGTGCTCTCGGGCGGTGAATTACCAGCAATGACACTCATAGATGCAGTATCGAGATTGGTTCCTGGCGTGCTAGGAAAACAAGCCTCGGCGGAGCAAGATTCTTTCTCCGACGGCCTACTGGATTGTCCTCATTACACTCGCCCTGAAAGCCTAGATGGACTCGATGTGCCAGCAGTGCTGCTAAGTGGCAACCACGAACAAATTAGACTCTGGCGTTTACAGCAAAGCCTTGGTAGGACTTTTCTAAGACGACCAGAATTATTTGAAAATCTAGCTCTGACTGACGAACAAACGACTCTTTTAGCGCAGTTCGTTGAAGCAATGGACAAGCATGCTTAG
- the rplS gene encoding 50S ribosomal protein L19: MNNIIKMLNDEQMKQDVPAFGAGDTVVVQVRVKEGDKERLQAFEGVVIAKRNRGLHSAFTVRKISNGEGVERAFQTHSPLIASIEVKRRGRVRRAKLYYLRDRSGKSARIREKLATK, from the coding sequence ATGAACAACATCATTAAAATGCTCAACGATGAGCAAATGAAACAAGACGTACCTGCGTTTGGTGCTGGTGATACAGTAGTAGTTCAGGTTCGTGTTAAAGAAGGTGACAAAGAGCGTTTACAGGCTTTCGAAGGCGTTGTAATTGCTAAGCGTAACCGTGGTCTGCACTCTGCATTCACAGTACGTAAAATCTCTAATGGCGAAGGTGTTGAGCGTGCATTCCAAACGCACAGCCCGCTGATCGCTAGCATTGAAGTTAAGCGTCGTGGTCGCGTTCGTCGCGCCAAACTGTACTACTTACGTGATCGTTCAGGTAAATCTGCACGTATCCGTGAGAAGCTGGCTACTAAGTAA
- a CDS encoding 3-deoxy-7-phosphoheptulonate synthase, which yields MQQDTINNVHISSEKILITPQELKNALPLSEHAYRYILNARKTVADIVHKRDNRVLIVSGPCSIHDITAAKEYALKLKKLHDELSDEFYILMRVYFEKPRTTVGWKGMINDPDMDESFDVEKGLKLARELMIWLAELELPVATEALDPISPQYISELVTWSAIGARTTESQTHREMASGLSMPVGFKNGTDGKLDVAINALKSAASSHRFMGINQQGQVALLQTAGNPDGHVILRGGATPNYDAASVAECEAQLHKAKLNARLIIDCSHGNSSKDYARQIPVCEDVFTQIYHGNKSIIGVMLESHLNEGNQSCDKPLSELAYGVSVTDSCINWEKTETVLRQGASKLSSILPTRFNTLKVANA from the coding sequence ATGCAGCAGGATACGATTAATAACGTACACATTAGTTCAGAGAAGATCTTAATCACACCGCAGGAGCTTAAAAACGCACTGCCACTCTCCGAGCATGCCTATCGTTATATCCTCAATGCCCGCAAAACCGTCGCCGATATCGTCCATAAACGCGATAACCGTGTGCTGATTGTCTCTGGCCCTTGTTCTATCCACGATATCACTGCGGCTAAGGAATACGCCTTAAAGCTTAAAAAGTTGCACGATGAACTCAGCGATGAGTTTTATATCTTAATGCGAGTGTACTTTGAAAAGCCGCGTACCACAGTGGGCTGGAAGGGCATGATCAACGACCCCGATATGGACGAATCCTTCGATGTCGAAAAAGGCTTGAAACTGGCCCGTGAGCTGATGATTTGGCTGGCCGAGCTTGAGCTGCCGGTCGCCACCGAAGCGCTCGATCCTATCAGCCCTCAGTATATTTCCGAGCTAGTGACTTGGTCGGCGATTGGCGCCCGCACCACGGAATCGCAAACCCATAGGGAAATGGCGTCTGGCCTGTCTATGCCAGTCGGCTTTAAAAATGGCACAGATGGTAAGCTCGATGTGGCTATTAATGCCCTTAAATCGGCGGCCAGCAGCCATAGGTTTATGGGGATTAACCAACAGGGGCAGGTTGCGCTGCTGCAAACGGCGGGTAATCCCGATGGCCATGTGATTTTACGTGGTGGCGCAACACCAAACTACGATGCCGCCAGCGTGGCCGAGTGTGAGGCACAGCTTCACAAAGCAAAACTCAATGCTCGTCTTATTATCGATTGTAGTCATGGTAATTCCTCTAAGGATTATGCGCGGCAAATTCCAGTGTGTGAGGATGTTTTTACCCAGATCTACCATGGCAATAAGTCCATTATCGGGGTGATGTTAGAGAGCCATTTAAATGAAGGTAATCAGAGCTGTGATAAGCCATTAAGCGAGTTGGCATACGGCGTTTCTGTGACGGATTCCTGTATTAATTGGGAAAAAACCGAAACCGTTTTACGCCAAGGTGCATCGAAGTTATCTTCGATACTCCCTACACGTTTTAATACCTTGAAAGTGGCAAATGCCTAA
- the tyrA gene encoding bifunctional chorismate mutase/prephenate dehydrogenase — protein sequence MNEKTTADLENLRGLIDGVDQQLLHLLRKRLDLVAQVGTVKHAAGLPIYAPQREAAMLAKRREEANAMGIAPQLIEDILRRLMRESYLNEKDVGFKQVKKDLGSVVIVGGKGQLGGLFQQMLKLSGYQVNILDKDDWQQADSLFAEAGLVLVTVPIAITCELIREKLTQLPKDCILADLTSIKTEPVNAMLEAHKGPVVGFHPMFGPDVGSLAKQVVVVCHGREPDKYQWLLEQIAIWGARIVEAEPERHDSAMQLVQAMRHFSTFVYGLNLCKEEADIDTLLQFSSPIYRLELAMVGRLFAQSPELYADIIFAQQDSQHAIGDYLDNYRDALELLKRGDRDEFIKQFQTVAKWFGDFAPQFQRESRIMLQSVNDMKAN from the coding sequence ATGAATGAAAAAACAACGGCCGATTTAGAAAACCTTCGTGGACTTATCGATGGTGTCGATCAGCAATTATTGCATTTACTGCGTAAACGATTGGATTTAGTCGCACAGGTGGGCACGGTAAAACATGCCGCGGGATTGCCTATTTATGCGCCGCAGCGGGAAGCAGCTATGTTGGCTAAACGTCGTGAAGAAGCCAATGCGATGGGCATAGCACCACAGCTCATTGAGGATATTCTACGCCGCTTGATGCGTGAGTCTTATCTCAATGAAAAAGATGTTGGCTTTAAGCAAGTCAAAAAAGATTTAGGATCTGTGGTGATTGTTGGCGGCAAAGGTCAGCTTGGCGGTCTATTCCAACAGATGCTAAAGCTGTCGGGCTATCAAGTTAATATTCTTGATAAAGACGACTGGCAGCAGGCGGATAGCTTATTTGCCGAGGCGGGATTGGTGCTAGTCACTGTCCCTATTGCCATCACCTGTGAGCTTATTCGTGAAAAGCTAACCCAGTTACCCAAGGATTGTATTTTAGCCGACTTAACGTCCATTAAAACTGAGCCAGTTAACGCTATGCTTGAGGCCCATAAAGGCCCTGTGGTGGGATTTCACCCTATGTTTGGCCCCGATGTTGGGAGCCTAGCCAAACAAGTGGTCGTGGTGTGTCACGGACGTGAGCCTGATAAATACCAATGGTTGCTCGAGCAAATTGCCATTTGGGGGGCGCGGATTGTCGAAGCAGAGCCCGAGCGCCACGATAGTGCGATGCAGTTAGTGCAGGCAATGCGGCATTTCTCGACCTTTGTATACGGTTTGAATCTGTGTAAGGAAGAGGCGGATATCGACACTTTACTGCAATTTAGTTCGCCGATTTACCGCTTGGAATTAGCCATGGTCGGGCGCTTATTTGCCCAAAGCCCAGAACTTTACGCCGATATTATTTTTGCCCAGCAGGATAGCCAGCATGCCATCGGCGATTATTTGGATAACTACCGTGACGCATTAGAGCTACTAAAGCGTGGCGATAGGGACGAGTTCATTAAGCAGTTTCAAACCGTTGCTAAGTGGTTTGGGGACTTTGCGCCGCAGTTCCAGCGTGAAAGCCGCATTATGTTGCAATCGGTTAATGATATGAAAGCCAATTAA
- the hcp gene encoding hydroxylamine reductase — MFCIQCEQTIRTPAGNGCSYSQGMCGKLAATSDLQDLLIYMLQGVSVYAVKARGLGIIDAEVDSFVPKAFFSTLTNVNFDDERLIAYAQQAAKYRASLKLAYEAACERAGIVAEQVPEVAQLVLGTTKVEMLSQAPIALLNKDKHEIHEDILGLRLLCLYGLKGAAAYMEHARVLGKTDASIAEGFHEIMAFLGEPSVDGDKLFTTAMDIGQLNYRIMAMLDAGETEAFGHPEPTVVNTKSVKGKAILVSGHDMKDLELILEQTAGKGINVYTHGEMLPALAYPAFKKYPHLVGNYGSAWQNQQKEFANFPGAVVMTSNCIIDPNVGNYSDRIFTRSIVGWPGVTHIVGDDFSAVVDKALALEGFQYDEIPHNITIGFARNALMTAAPAVVDNVKNGSIKHFFLVGGCDGDKAERSYFTDLAKSAPKDSVILTLGCGKYKFNKLDFGDINGIPRLLDIGQCNDAYSAIQLAIALSEIFECDINELPLSLVLSWFEQKAIVVLLTLLSLGVKNIRTGPTPPAFLTANLAKILEEKFGLRNTTTVEADLKTMLNVA; from the coding sequence ATGTTTTGTATTCAGTGTGAGCAAACTATCCGTACACCCGCTGGCAATGGTTGTAGTTATTCCCAAGGTATGTGTGGCAAGTTGGCGGCAACGTCCGATCTACAGGATTTATTGATTTATATGCTGCAGGGCGTGTCTGTGTATGCGGTTAAAGCTCGCGGGCTGGGCATTATCGATGCCGAAGTGGACAGTTTTGTGCCTAAGGCATTTTTCTCTACGCTGACCAACGTCAATTTTGACGATGAACGTCTGATTGCCTACGCGCAGCAGGCCGCTAAATACCGTGCGAGTTTAAAGCTTGCCTATGAAGCGGCATGTGAGAGAGCTGGGATCGTTGCAGAGCAGGTTCCTGAAGTTGCTCAATTAGTGCTGGGAACGACCAAAGTTGAAATGCTTTCTCAGGCGCCTATCGCGCTATTGAATAAAGACAAACATGAAATCCATGAGGATATCTTAGGTTTAAGACTGCTTTGCCTATACGGCCTTAAGGGCGCAGCCGCCTATATGGAGCATGCTCGAGTATTAGGTAAGACGGATGCCAGCATCGCAGAAGGTTTCCATGAAATTATGGCATTTTTGGGTGAGCCGAGTGTCGATGGCGACAAGTTATTTACCACTGCGATGGACATAGGTCAGCTTAATTATCGCATTATGGCTATGCTCGATGCGGGCGAAACCGAAGCTTTCGGTCACCCTGAGCCAACAGTGGTGAATACTAAGTCAGTTAAGGGCAAGGCGATTTTAGTCTCCGGCCATGATATGAAGGACTTAGAGCTTATCCTCGAGCAAACTGCAGGCAAGGGCATCAATGTGTATACCCACGGTGAAATGTTGCCAGCATTAGCGTATCCCGCCTTTAAAAAATATCCTCACCTTGTCGGTAACTACGGCAGCGCTTGGCAGAACCAACAAAAGGAGTTCGCTAACTTCCCCGGTGCTGTGGTGATGACATCAAACTGCATTATCGATCCCAATGTGGGCAATTATAGCGACCGCATTTTCACCCGCAGCATTGTCGGCTGGCCAGGGGTGACACATATTGTGGGGGATGATTTCTCGGCGGTAGTCGATAAGGCCCTAGCTTTAGAAGGCTTCCAATACGATGAAATCCCACACAATATCACCATAGGTTTTGCCCGTAATGCCTTAATGACTGCGGCTCCAGCCGTGGTTGATAATGTGAAAAATGGCTCAATCAAGCACTTCTTCCTCGTTGGGGGCTGTGATGGCGATAAGGCTGAAAGAAGCTATTTTACCGATCTGGCTAAATCTGCCCCTAAAGACTCAGTGATCCTGACCTTAGGTTGCGGCAAGTACAAGTTCAATAAACTCGACTTTGGTGATATCAACGGTATCCCGCGTTTACTCGATATTGGTCAGTGCAACGATGCTTATTCTGCTATTCAGCTTGCGATTGCACTTTCTGAGATTTTTGAGTGCGATATTAATGAATTACCTCTGAGCTTAGTGCTTTCATGGTTCGAGCAAAAAGCCATTGTTGTATTGTTGACCTTGCTCTCCCTTGGGGTAAAAAACATTCGTACCGGCCCAACACCACCCGCCTTCCTAACGGCAAATTTAGCCAAAATTTTGGAAGAAAAGTTTGGTCTACGTAATACCACGACCGTCGAGGCCGATTTGAAAACCATGTTAAACGTGGCCTAA
- a CDS encoding hybrid-cluster NAD(P)-dependent oxidoreductase, with the protein MNMSLMSREGTLSFSPQRQESFNQLVCVERWNETADVVSFRFQAGEPMKFDYKPGQFMTLVLEINGEQACRSYTLSSTPSRPYSLMVTIKRVEGGLVSNYLIDHLQPGQSVRVLPPTGQFNLFDIPAKKYLFLSAGCGITPMYSMSRYLTDSQMDADIAFVHSARSEADIIFKSSLATMAQRHSRFKLRYMLESITTETPWHGDEVLHEIGRLSAESLLNLVPDFAERTVFLCGPEPYMQAVKRLLGELNFDMAQLHHESFATAVKDAQHRVKQAEMQGIKPANSSSSFMLSIGDRKRVLTSEQSLLEGIEAEGLPIIAACRSGVCGACKCQVLEGETESSSTMTLTPAEIEAGFVLACSTKLKSDITLSL; encoded by the coding sequence ATGAATATGAGTCTGATGTCGAGGGAGGGGACATTATCCTTTTCTCCCCAAAGACAGGAGAGTTTCAATCAATTAGTGTGCGTCGAACGCTGGAACGAAACTGCTGATGTGGTGAGCTTTCGTTTTCAAGCCGGCGAGCCAATGAAGTTTGATTATAAGCCTGGCCAGTTTATGACCTTAGTGCTTGAGATCAACGGTGAACAGGCTTGTCGCAGTTATACCTTATCTTCCACACCCTCGCGGCCCTATTCCCTTATGGTGACCATTAAGCGAGTCGAAGGTGGGCTGGTCTCCAATTATCTTATTGACCATCTGCAGCCGGGGCAAAGTGTTCGAGTATTACCGCCAACGGGGCAGTTTAATCTGTTTGATATTCCTGCAAAAAAATATCTATTCTTGAGTGCTGGCTGCGGCATTACCCCTATGTACTCTATGTCCCGTTATCTTACCGATAGCCAGATGGACGCCGATATTGCCTTTGTACACAGTGCGCGCTCCGAAGCGGACATCATTTTTAAATCCTCCTTAGCCACTATGGCGCAGCGTCATAGTCGTTTTAAGCTGCGTTACATGCTGGAATCTATCACAACAGAAACACCATGGCATGGGGATGAGGTTTTACATGAAATAGGGCGTTTAAGTGCCGAAAGTTTACTTAATTTAGTGCCTGATTTTGCGGAAAGAACCGTGTTTTTATGCGGCCCAGAGCCTTATATGCAGGCCGTAAAACGTTTACTGGGCGAGCTTAATTTTGATATGGCTCAATTGCACCATGAAAGCTTTGCCACCGCGGTCAAAGATGCGCAGCACAGAGTCAAGCAGGCTGAGATGCAGGGCATAAAGCCCGCCAATTCCAGTTCGTCTTTTATGTTGTCCATCGGCGATAGAAAGCGCGTGTTAACTTCAGAGCAAAGCCTACTCGAAGGCATTGAGGCCGAAGGTTTGCCGATTATTGCCGCCTGCCGCTCTGGCGTCTGTGGTGCCTGCAAGTGCCAAGTGCTTGAGGGAGAAACTGAATCCAGCAGCACTATGACATTAACCCCCGCTGAGATTGAAGCTGGCTTTGTGTTAGCCTGTTCAACTAAGTTGAAGTCCGATATCACCTTGTCCTTGTAG